One genomic region from Terasakiella sp. SH-1 encodes:
- a CDS encoding NAD+ synthase: MTASLTLALAQLNPIVGAIHHNMDLLRQAFDKALDQQADLLVSTELLTTGYPPEDLVLKPAFMDEVEKAVHDFIETTKGKDTAVLLGTPWRVSDKLYNAALMIVDGEIRDVIVKRHLPNYGVFDEIRIFNKGRESNLVQVKDHKVGVMICEDMWFEDVCADLKFEGAELLVVMNGSPFEADKPSLRYDLAHERVHEAGVPLVYVNQIGGQDELVFDGGSFVMAKDGERVCQMAHWAEDFSLVTITNDGVIQGPQGKDSEGLEAIYQAMVLGLRDYVNKNGFPGVVLGLSGGIDSALSAAVAVDALGADRVKCVMMPSPYTSQDSLDDARDCAEFLGVDYDSVSIAPVMGAYDTMLSPLFAGCDKDITEENIQSRSRGLLLMALSNKFGHMLLTTGNKSEMSVGYATIYGDMCGGYSVLKDVYKMTVFALSAWRNDHKPEGCLGPDGRVMPDNVISKPPSAELRPDQKDEDSLPPYEILDDILECLVEKEYSLDDVVACGHDADVVRRIWKLLDRAEYKRRQAPPGVKITSRAFGRDRRYPLTNGFTSLI, translated from the coding sequence ATGACTGCTTCTCTGACCCTCGCACTGGCCCAACTCAACCCGATTGTCGGGGCTATCCATCACAATATGGACCTGCTGCGCCAGGCTTTTGATAAGGCCCTTGATCAACAGGCTGACCTGCTGGTGAGCACTGAATTGCTAACTACAGGCTATCCGCCGGAAGATCTGGTGTTGAAGCCTGCTTTCATGGATGAGGTCGAAAAGGCTGTTCATGATTTTATCGAAACAACAAAGGGCAAAGACACGGCAGTTTTACTGGGTACCCCCTGGCGGGTTTCTGATAAGCTGTATAATGCGGCGCTGATGATCGTGGATGGGGAAATTCGTGATGTAATTGTCAAACGCCACCTGCCAAATTATGGCGTGTTTGATGAAATACGGATTTTCAACAAGGGGCGCGAAAGCAATCTGGTCCAGGTGAAAGACCACAAAGTCGGTGTGATGATTTGCGAAGATATGTGGTTTGAAGATGTCTGTGCTGATTTGAAATTTGAAGGTGCCGAATTGCTGGTGGTGATGAATGGATCACCTTTTGAGGCCGATAAGCCCTCCTTGCGCTATGATCTTGCGCATGAGCGTGTCCATGAAGCAGGTGTCCCACTTGTTTATGTCAATCAGATTGGCGGGCAGGATGAACTGGTCTTTGATGGCGGCTCTTTTGTCATGGCAAAAGATGGGGAACGGGTGTGCCAGATGGCCCATTGGGCGGAAGATTTCAGCCTTGTCACCATTACCAATGACGGGGTAATTCAGGGGCCGCAAGGCAAGGATAGTGAAGGGCTGGAAGCGATCTATCAGGCGATGGTTTTGGGCTTGCGCGATTATGTGAATAAAAACGGTTTCCCCGGTGTGGTGCTGGGCTTGTCCGGTGGTATTGACAGTGCCCTGTCTGCCGCCGTTGCTGTGGATGCACTGGGCGCAGATCGCGTTAAATGCGTGATGATGCCGTCACCTTATACGTCCCAAGACAGCTTGGATGATGCGCGTGATTGTGCCGAATTTTTGGGTGTGGACTATGACAGTGTGTCGATCGCCCCGGTGATGGGGGCCTATGATACCATGTTGTCCCCGTTGTTTGCGGGCTGCGATAAAGATATCACCGAAGAAAATATCCAGTCGCGCAGCCGGGGCCTGTTGCTCATGGCCTTGTCCAACAAGTTTGGTCACATGTTGCTGACCACAGGCAATAAATCGGAAATGTCTGTGGGCTATGCCACCATTTATGGCGACATGTGTGGTGGCTATTCCGTTTTAAAAGATGTTTATAAAATGACAGTCTTTGCGCTGAGTGCCTGGCGCAATGACCATAAACCTGAGGGTTGTTTGGGACCAGACGGGCGCGTGATGCCTGATAATGTAATCTCCAAACCGCCTTCGGCTGAACTTCGCCCTGATCAAAAGGATGAAGACAGCCTTCCGCCATACGAAATTCTTGACGACATACTGGAATGTTTGGTCGAGAAAGAGTATTCCCTTGATGATGTTGTGGCCTGTGGTCATGACGCTGATGTGGTGCGTCGCATCTGGAAACTGCTGGACCGCGCAGAATATAAGCGCCGTCAAGCCCCCCCAGGTGTGAAAATCACCTCACGTGCCTTTGGCCGTGATCGCCGCTATCCCCTTACCAATGGTTTTACGAGTCTGATATGA
- the gltX gene encoding glutamate--tRNA ligase, producing the protein MTFKVRFAPSPTGMMHIGNARMALINYLYAKKEGGTFLLRVDDTDQERSKPEYEKAIKDAMNWLGLSWDEEERQSERMDRYEEVFEDLKSKGLVYDCYETPEELEYMRKRLRSRGKPPIYDRSALELTEEAKDKLKAEGRQAHWRFKLPDGDIQWTDLVQGEKTFKSENLADPVIRRADGTFLYMMPSAIDDIDLAVTHVLRGEDHVSNTAVQIAMFKVLNDGNFPAFAHLPLLSGTEGEKLSKRKGSMSLAEMQEDGLEAMSVTSLLAHLGTSENIEAVDNMEALVASFDIGSFGRGTPKFDFKELERLNAKLIHDMDWATASARLDLEGADEAFWEAVRPNLSRVKDAADWAAIVFGQVEPKIEDADFTAKAMAVLPEGDWDDTTWKTWTNAVKEATGAKGKGLFMPLRQALTGMDHGPELGVLLPLLGREKVEARLKGETA; encoded by the coding sequence ATGACCTTTAAAGTACGTTTTGCACCTTCACCAACTGGCATGATGCATATCGGCAATGCCCGTATGGCTTTGATCAACTATCTTTACGCTAAAAAAGAAGGCGGGACATTCCTGCTGCGCGTGGATGATACCGATCAGGAACGTTCCAAGCCTGAATATGAAAAGGCGATCAAGGATGCCATGAACTGGCTCGGCCTGAGCTGGGACGAAGAAGAACGCCAGTCTGAACGGATGGATCGTTATGAAGAAGTTTTTGAAGACCTGAAATCCAAAGGTCTGGTCTATGACTGTTATGAAACGCCGGAAGAACTGGAATATATGCGCAAGCGTCTGCGCAGCCGTGGCAAGCCGCCGATCTATGACCGTTCTGCACTGGAATTGACTGAGGAAGCCAAAGATAAGCTGAAGGCCGAAGGTCGTCAGGCCCACTGGCGTTTCAAACTGCCGGATGGGGATATCCAATGGACTGATCTGGTTCAGGGTGAAAAGACATTTAAGTCTGAAAACCTGGCGGACCCGGTGATCCGTCGCGCCGATGGTACCTTCCTTTACATGATGCCGTCTGCCATTGATGATATTGATCTGGCCGTGACCCATGTTTTGCGCGGTGAAGACCATGTATCGAATACTGCGGTGCAAATTGCCATGTTCAAGGTGTTGAATGATGGCAACTTCCCGGCCTTTGCTCACTTGCCGCTTCTGTCGGGCACAGAGGGTGAAAAACTGTCCAAACGTAAAGGCTCCATGTCTTTGGCGGAAATGCAGGAAGACGGCTTGGAAGCCATGTCTGTGACCAGCTTGCTGGCACATTTGGGCACCTCTGAAAATATCGAAGCGGTTGATAATATGGAGGCACTGGTCGCCTCTTTTGATATCGGCAGCTTTGGTCGCGGGACGCCGAAATTTGATTTTAAAGAGCTGGAGCGCCTGAACGCGAAACTGATCCACGATATGGATTGGGCAACCGCCTCTGCCCGTCTTGATCTGGAAGGCGCGGACGAAGCGTTCTGGGAAGCGGTGCGCCCGAACCTGTCACGTGTCAAAGATGCGGCTGATTGGGCAGCGATTGTCTTTGGTCAGGTGGAACCGAAAATCGAAGATGCGGATTTTACGGCCAAAGCCATGGCTGTTCTGCCGGAAGGCGACTGGGATGATACCACATGGAAGACTTGGACCAATGCGGTGAAAGAAGCAACAGGGGCCAAGGGTAAAGGCTTGTTCATGCCGTTGCGCCAAGCCCTGACGGGCATGGACCATGGGCCGGAACTGGGCGTTTTGCTGCCCTTGCTGGGCCGTGAAAAGGTTGAAGCGCGCCTTAAGGGTGAAACTGCTTAA
- the cysS gene encoding cysteine--tRNA ligase → MTLHIYNTLTRTKEEFKPINPEAVGMYVCGPTVYDFAHIGNARPVIVFDVLYRLLKTIYPKVTYVRNITDVDDKINAKAKETGEDIRTITERTAAMFHQDMAALNAGNPDIEPRATEHIAEMIEMIERLIENGNAYAADGHVLFHVPSMAQYGALSGRNMEDMIAGARVEVASYKKDPADFVLWKPSEDDIPGWDSPWGRGRPGWHIECSAMSRKYLGDTFDIHGGGHDLIFPHHENEIAQSCCANKTEKIANYWMHNGHLMVEGEKMSKSLGNFFTVHDLLEDVPGEALRFYMLSAQYRSPFDFTKEGVNEAKLTLDRFYTALRQTEGVEAAEVEAPANFLAALKDDLNTPLAISILHELLSALNKNATAENKGKLMAAAQILGVLQQDVDSWLKGGTQNASGLDEAEIERMIVERQEAKANKDFATADQIRDELDAQGIVLEDGAGGTNWKRK, encoded by the coding sequence ATGACATTACACATCTACAACACACTGACCCGTACAAAAGAAGAGTTTAAGCCGATTAATCCTGAGGCTGTCGGCATGTATGTCTGTGGGCCAACTGTTTATGATTTTGCCCATATCGGTAATGCCCGTCCGGTGATTGTGTTTGATGTGCTCTATCGTTTGCTCAAGACCATCTATCCCAAGGTGACATACGTGCGCAACATCACGGATGTGGATGACAAGATCAATGCCAAGGCAAAAGAAACGGGTGAAGATATCCGCACCATTACGGAGCGCACAGCAGCCATGTTCCATCAGGATATGGCTGCGCTCAATGCAGGGAACCCGGATATTGAGCCGCGTGCCACCGAACATATCGCGGAAATGATCGAGATGATTGAGCGTTTGATCGAAAACGGTAATGCCTATGCCGCAGATGGTCATGTGCTGTTTCATGTACCGAGTATGGCGCAATATGGGGCACTGTCTGGTCGTAACATGGAAGATATGATTGCCGGTGCCCGCGTTGAAGTGGCCTCTTATAAAAAAGACCCGGCGGACTTTGTTCTGTGGAAACCGTCAGAAGATGATATTCCGGGCTGGGATAGCCCGTGGGGGCGTGGTCGTCCAGGCTGGCATATTGAATGTTCTGCCATGAGCCGTAAATATCTGGGGGATACCTTTGATATTCATGGTGGTGGGCATGACCTGATTTTCCCACATCACGAAAATGAAATTGCCCAAAGCTGCTGTGCCAACAAGACTGAAAAAATTGCCAATTACTGGATGCACAACGGCCATTTGATGGTTGAAGGTGAGAAAATGTCCAAGTCCTTGGGCAATTTCTTTACGGTGCATGACCTGTTGGAAGACGTTCCCGGTGAGGCCCTGCGTTTTTACATGTTGTCGGCGCAATATCGCTCCCCCTTTGATTTTACCAAGGAAGGGGTGAATGAAGCGAAATTGACTCTGGATCGTTTCTATACAGCCTTGCGCCAGACAGAAGGGGTAGAAGCCGCTGAAGTCGAAGCCCCGGCAAATTTCCTTGCGGCTTTGAAAGATGACCTGAACACCCCGCTGGCGATTTCGATTCTCCATGAATTGTTGAGTGCGCTGAACAAGAATGCTACAGCTGAGAATAAGGGGAAGCTGATGGCCGCTGCCCAAATTCTTGGTGTTTTACAACAGGATGTGGATAGCTGGTTGAAGGGGGGCACACAAAATGCCTCTGGCCTTGATGAAGCTGAAATTGAGCGTATGATTGTTGAACGCCAGGAAGCAAAGGCCAATAAAGACTTTGCAACAGCAGACCAAATTCGAGACGAACTGGATGCCCAGGGTATTGTCTTGGAAGATGGCGCCGGTGGAACCAACTGGAAACGCAAGTAG
- a CDS encoding transporter substrate-binding domain-containing protein, with protein MKPYSLLLLIGLLCSFTSSLYAQTLSIGVGLSKPPYVIQDLNAGMEYEVIQRSLEIAGYKMQPKYMPLKRITYALNGGALDGGMHMRSHMKVDGFFSAEVMTYRNYGVTLKSSALKITDIGDLRHHSVVAFQNAHKVLGKAFHSAVKANKQYSELANQELQVRLLAAGRKQVVVSDFRIFLHFKKKVEAELGRKIEVQFHELFPPSSYRVAFRRKDIRDRFDQALASLRQSGEYEKILAKYISPDDLAGLTR; from the coding sequence ATGAAGCCCTATAGTCTGCTTCTTTTGATCGGTCTTTTGTGTTCTTTTACATCCTCTCTTTATGCGCAAACCCTGTCTATCGGTGTGGGCCTGTCCAAGCCCCCTTATGTGATTCAGGACTTAAATGCGGGCATGGAATATGAGGTTATTCAGCGCTCACTTGAAATTGCGGGCTATAAGATGCAACCCAAATATATGCCGTTGAAACGCATTACATATGCATTAAATGGCGGGGCACTGGATGGGGGCATGCATATGCGTTCCCATATGAAGGTCGATGGTTTTTTCTCTGCTGAGGTCATGACCTATCGCAACTATGGCGTTACCTTGAAGTCTTCTGCTTTAAAAATTACGGATATTGGCGATTTACGCCACCATAGCGTGGTGGCCTTCCAAAATGCCCATAAGGTGTTGGGAAAAGCCTTTCATAGTGCCGTAAAGGCAAATAAACAATATAGCGAACTGGCCAATCAGGAATTGCAGGTTCGACTGTTGGCTGCTGGTCGTAAGCAGGTCGTGGTCTCTGATTTTCGGATTTTCTTACATTTTAAAAAGAAGGTGGAAGCGGAACTCGGGCGGAAAATCGAGGTCCAGTTTCATGAACTTTTCCCCCCCTCATCTTATCGGGTGGCCTTTCGTCGCAAAGATATTCGAGACCGTTTTGATCAGGCACTGGCGTCTTTAAGGCAATCGGGTGAATATGAGAAAATTCTAGCAAAATATATTTCCCCGGATGATCTTGCGGGATTGACCCGATAA
- a CDS encoding DUF4384 domain-containing protein → MGYLRFICLVCALGVVFPAFESMAQQNTDAFHADKPWRKKPDEKKKKAKKKASDLKKFKTMARDLLGRPHWSERFLNLLDQEAPKIAVHPFKEDELPISLEEAQIYVDGFTRALVKQAGDRYAIVGRKELGAVIHDINEMGTRSDSINPLGDLISRARSDLLAVGELSLKGEKIILSYKLVETETGRIVSASQKSFKRKAGEIQEAGGLSLNGAAQKAASVLMRDVVNPRKIMVQGLRYQTSGVHTSFGRYFMGTLGDAFRRQGASGPRNINDFDISEFVVEEEQFRGLKLASGSVESHRLERHKRDYVLKGTYWVFDQWVEVRLTLIGQGGTSVSWRGRVIKSEIPANLDLIPPPAPIEEEARKPIGPMNLYLSSNKGENPLFKVGQKMVLALRVDQDAYVSCYYLQADHQIFRIFPNPFVTSHKMNGGFTQKIPAAGMPFSFEFTPPTGVEAVKCFALDRDALLEVGRQIGKAAFEPLSLTTERELTKVYRSLPNVALSEASLIVTVQ, encoded by the coding sequence GTGGGGTATCTTCGTTTTATTTGTCTGGTATGTGCGCTGGGTGTTGTCTTCCCTGCGTTTGAGAGTATGGCCCAACAAAATACGGATGCGTTTCATGCGGATAAACCATGGCGCAAAAAGCCGGACGAGAAGAAAAAGAAAGCGAAGAAAAAAGCATCAGACCTTAAAAAATTCAAGACAATGGCCCGTGATTTATTGGGACGTCCTCATTGGAGTGAGAGATTTCTTAATCTGTTGGATCAAGAGGCCCCTAAAATTGCAGTTCATCCCTTTAAGGAAGATGAGTTACCGATTTCGTTGGAAGAGGCTCAAATCTATGTCGATGGCTTTACCCGTGCCTTGGTTAAACAGGCCGGGGACCGTTATGCGATTGTAGGGCGCAAGGAATTGGGGGCGGTGATCCATGATATCAATGAAATGGGGACGCGCAGTGACAGTATTAACCCGCTGGGGGATTTGATCAGCCGTGCCCGTTCTGATTTGTTGGCGGTGGGGGAACTCAGCCTGAAAGGGGAGAAAATTATCCTGTCTTACAAGCTGGTGGAAACAGAAACCGGGCGTATTGTTTCAGCCAGTCAAAAATCATTTAAACGTAAGGCGGGGGAAATCCAAGAAGCAGGTGGGCTGTCATTAAACGGGGCCGCGCAAAAAGCAGCGTCCGTTCTCATGCGCGATGTGGTGAACCCCCGTAAAATCATGGTGCAAGGATTACGCTATCAGACCAGTGGGGTGCATACTTCCTTTGGGCGTTATTTTATGGGGACGCTGGGCGATGCGTTTCGCAGGCAAGGGGCAAGTGGGCCGCGCAATATCAATGACTTTGATATCAGTGAGTTTGTTGTGGAAGAAGAGCAATTTCGCGGTTTAAAGCTCGCCAGTGGCAGTGTGGAAAGCCACCGTCTGGAGCGACATAAACGTGATTATGTTCTTAAAGGAACGTATTGGGTCTTTGATCAATGGGTTGAGGTTCGCCTGACGTTGATCGGGCAGGGCGGGACGTCTGTTTCCTGGCGGGGGCGTGTGATTAAAAGTGAAATTCCGGCCAATCTCGATTTGATCCCACCTCCTGCGCCCATTGAGGAAGAGGCCCGCAAGCCGATTGGGCCGATGAACCTGTATTTATCCAGTAACAAGGGGGAGAATCCGCTTTTCAAGGTCGGCCAGAAAATGGTGCTGGCCTTAAGAGTGGATCAGGATGCCTATGTCAGCTGTTATTATTTGCAGGCAGATCATCAGATTTTCAGAATTTTTCCCAATCCATTTGTGACGTCCCACAAAATGAATGGTGGCTTTACACAGAAAATTCCAGCAGCAGGCATGCCGTTTTCGTTTGAATTTACACCTCCGACAGGGGTTGAGGCGGTGAAATGTTTTGCGCTGGACCGCGATGCGTTGCTCGAGGTTGGTCGGCAAATAGGAAAGGCTGCGTTCGAACCTTTATCCCTGACAACAGAAAGGGAATTAACCAAGGTCTATCGCAGCCTTCCAAATGTGGCGTTAAGCGAGGCATCGCTTATTGTGACGGTCCAGTAA
- a CDS encoding adenine phosphoribosyltransferase yields MDLKDHIRGIPDFPKPGILFYDISTLLAHPDAWQVAMGRMAKIVSRHQPDILAGLDARGFLVAAPLALKLGLGFTMVRKKGKLPGKTITYDYDLEYGSNTIEIQVDCVKPGQRVVILDDLLATGGTMEAAIKLFKDAGAEVVGTASMIELTFLNGRERLNGVPFDALVSYDD; encoded by the coding sequence ATGGACCTGAAAGACCATATTCGCGGTATTCCTGATTTTCCGAAACCGGGCATTTTATTTTATGATATTTCCACCCTGCTGGCACATCCTGATGCCTGGCAGGTTGCCATGGGGCGTATGGCGAAAATTGTCAGTCGCCATCAGCCCGATATTCTAGCTGGCCTTGATGCCCGTGGTTTTTTGGTCGCAGCACCGCTTGCCCTTAAGCTCGGCCTTGGCTTTACCATGGTTCGTAAAAAAGGCAAACTGCCCGGTAAAACCATCACATATGATTACGATCTGGAATATGGTTCCAACACCATTGAAATTCAGGTCGACTGTGTAAAACCGGGCCAGCGCGTTGTTATTCTGGACGATCTTCTCGCCACAGGTGGCACTATGGAAGCAGCGATTAAGCTGTTTAAAGATGCCGGAGCCGAAGTGGTCGGTACGGCCAGCATGATTGAACTGACGTTCCTCAATGGACGTGAGCGCCTTAATGGTGTGCCCTTTGATGCCTTGGTGTCTTACGACGACTAG
- a CDS encoding TAXI family TRAP transporter solute-binding subunit, translating into MIYRPVVLGFSAFLLAMTFVSFSVQASQMFITIGTAGVTGVYYPTGGAICRLVNKGRKEHGIRCSVESTDGSAHNITSIRENDLNFGVAQSDVQAAAWLGTHSFEKAGKYKDLRAVFSVHGEPLQLVVRKDAGIDRFEDVKGKRVNLGNPDSGQRETMMRILGHLGWSKKDFSYVGGLKSAEQSKALCNNQLDAVFFTAGIPNGSVKEATTSCETKLISLTGPWVDGFLKKYPQYSKAVIPARTYRGTDVDIQTFGPKATVVSSTDTDDEVVYQIVRSVMENFTSFKRLHPAFKNVEKSKMIKDGLSAPLHKGALRYYKEAGLIK; encoded by the coding sequence GTGATCTATCGTCCCGTTGTTTTGGGTTTTTCTGCCTTTCTTCTGGCAATGACTTTTGTGAGTTTCTCTGTGCAGGCCAGCCAGATGTTTATTACCATTGGGACGGCTGGTGTAACCGGGGTGTATTATCCGACAGGTGGGGCCATTTGCCGTTTGGTGAATAAAGGGCGCAAAGAGCATGGTATTCGTTGTTCTGTGGAATCAACGGATGGTTCAGCACATAACATTACCTCTATTCGTGAAAATGACCTGAACTTTGGGGTGGCACAATCAGATGTGCAGGCCGCAGCTTGGCTAGGGACCCATTCCTTTGAAAAAGCAGGGAAATATAAAGACCTGCGTGCTGTCTTTTCTGTCCATGGAGAGCCCTTGCAGTTGGTGGTACGCAAGGATGCGGGCATTGACCGGTTTGAAGATGTTAAAGGCAAGCGGGTGAATTTAGGCAATCCGGATTCAGGCCAACGTGAAACCATGATGCGTATACTGGGGCATTTGGGATGGTCGAAAAAAGATTTCTCTTATGTTGGCGGGTTGAAATCGGCGGAACAGTCCAAGGCGTTGTGTAATAATCAGCTGGATGCGGTGTTTTTTACAGCAGGTATTCCAAACGGATCGGTGAAAGAGGCTACGACATCGTGTGAGACAAAACTGATTTCATTGACTGGGCCATGGGTTGATGGCTTTTTGAAAAAATATCCGCAATATTCCAAAGCGGTGATCCCGGCGCGAACGTATCGTGGAACAGATGTTGATATTCAGACATTTGGGCCAAAGGCAACGGTGGTGTCTTCAACCGATACCGATGATGAAGTCGTGTATCAGATTGTCCGTTCGGTTATGGAAAATTTCACGTCTTTCAAGCGGTTGCACCCGGCTTTCAAGAATGTAGAGAAATCAAAAATGATCAAAGATGGTTTGTCCGCCCCGTTGCATAAAGGAGCCTTGCGCTATTACAAGGAAGCCGGGTTAATCAAATAA
- a CDS encoding ABC transporter ATP-binding protein/permease codes for MRHFAQDAPKQTGPRNDWRTLKTLLPYLWPKNATNLRVRVLIALLLLAAAKATNVSVPLFYKEVVDALSLGEEAGVIVVPVMLLIAYGLARVMAQAFGELRDAVFARVAQRAIRDVALKTFEHLHRLALRFHVQRQTGGLSRSIERGTKGIDFLLNFMLFNILPTLLEIVLVCGILWVLYDWTFAVVTFGTIASYIAWTLIVTEWRIKYRRTMNKSDNEANTKAIDSLLNFETVKYFTNEEHEARRYDVALREFEEASIKSKVTLSLLNIGQGAIISVGLTAVMLMAGYGVQDGSMTLGDFVLVNSYLIQLYMPLNFLGFVYREIKQSLTDMEHMFALLDQEAEIADQDGAIDLPQGGGDVRFENVSFAYDERRPILKGVNFHVPAGKTTAIVGSSGAGKSTLSRLLFRFYDVSNGAVKIDGADIRDVKQHALRSAIGIVPQDTVLFNDTVYYNIAYGRPDATPGEVEEAAKLARIHDFIMDLPDGYNTIVGERGLKLSGGEKQRVAIARTILKRPRILLFDEATSALDTHTEKEIQVSLREVSSGLTTLVIAHRLSTVVDADEIIVLDQGEIIERGSHGALLALEGAYASMWAKQQEAALAMETLEKVGEIKDELSFQT; via the coding sequence ATGCGCCATTTTGCCCAAGATGCCCCCAAACAGACGGGTCCCAGAAATGACTGGAGAACCTTAAAAACACTTCTTCCCTATCTGTGGCCGAAGAATGCGACCAACTTGCGAGTTCGTGTGCTGATTGCCTTGTTGTTACTGGCCGCAGCCAAGGCGACCAACGTATCGGTGCCTCTTTTTTACAAAGAAGTCGTTGATGCTTTAAGTCTGGGGGAAGAGGCAGGCGTGATTGTGGTACCGGTGATGTTACTCATTGCCTATGGTCTGGCCCGTGTGATGGCGCAAGCCTTTGGGGAATTGCGCGATGCGGTCTTTGCCCGTGTGGCCCAGCGTGCCATTCGCGATGTGGCGCTTAAAACCTTTGAACATCTTCATCGTTTGGCTTTGCGTTTTCATGTGCAACGCCAAACAGGGGGCTTGAGCCGTTCCATTGAACGCGGCACCAAGGGGATTGATTTCCTTCTTAATTTTATGTTGTTCAACATATTGCCCACTTTGTTGGAAATTGTGCTGGTTTGCGGCATTTTATGGGTGCTTTATGACTGGACCTTCGCGGTTGTCACCTTTGGCACCATTGCCAGCTATATTGCCTGGACCTTGATTGTGACGGAATGGCGGATCAAATATCGCCGGACCATGAATAAAAGTGATAACGAAGCCAATACCAAAGCGATTGATTCCTTGCTCAATTTCGAAACGGTGAAATATTTCACCAATGAAGAGCATGAGGCCCGGCGTTATGACGTGGCCTTACGCGAATTTGAAGAAGCCTCCATTAAATCAAAAGTGACCCTCAGTCTGCTTAATATCGGGCAAGGGGCGATTATTTCTGTTGGTTTGACAGCCGTGATGTTGATGGCAGGCTATGGTGTGCAAGACGGTTCCATGACATTGGGGGATTTCGTGCTGGTGAACAGTTATCTCATTCAGCTCTATATGCCACTCAACTTCCTGGGCTTTGTCTATCGTGAGATTAAGCAATCCCTGACTGATATGGAACATATGTTTGCCTTGCTGGATCAGGAAGCGGAAATCGCTGATCAAGACGGGGCGATTGACTTGCCTCAGGGTGGTGGGGATGTGCGCTTTGAAAATGTATCCTTTGCCTATGATGAACGCCGCCCGATTTTAAAAGGGGTGAATTTCCATGTGCCTGCGGGGAAGACCACGGCAATTGTGGGCTCCAGCGGGGCGGGGAAATCAACCCTGTCACGCTTGCTTTTTCGTTTTTATGACGTTTCAAACGGGGCGGTGAAAATTGATGGGGCGGATATTCGTGATGTCAAACAGCATGCGTTGCGTTCTGCCATTGGTATTGTGCCCCAAGATACCGTCTTATTTAACGATACAGTCTATTACAATATCGCCTATGGCCGACCGGATGCCACACCGGGGGAGGTGGAAGAAGCCGCCAAACTGGCACGTATTCATGATTTCATTATGGATTTGCCCGATGGGTACAACACCATTGTGGGCGAACGTGGCTTGAAGCTTTCCGGTGGGGAAAAACAACGTGTTGCTATTGCGCGCACCATCCTTAAACGTCCACGTATCTTGTTGTTTGATGAAGCGACTTCGGCGCTGGATACCCATACGGAAAAAGAAATTCAGGTGTCTTTGCGTGAAGTGTCCAGTGGCTTAACCACCCTTGTTATTGCCCACCGTTTGTCCACTGTGGTGGATGCCGATGAGATTATTGTGCTGGATCAAGGCGAGATTATTGAACGGGGCAGTCATGGGGCTTTGCTGGCGCTGGAGGGGGCTTATGCTTCCATGTGGGCAAAACAGCAAGAAGCCGCCTTGGCGATGGAGACTTTGGAAAAGGTCGGGGAGATCAAAGACGAACTGTCATTCCAAACTTGA